A window of the Tessaracoccus sp. MC1865 genome harbors these coding sequences:
- a CDS encoding ABC transporter ATP-binding protein — protein sequence MLEIHSVTRTFGDLTALNDVSFSVPDGRFTGFVGGNGAGKTTTMRIIMGVLSPTSGEVMWDGHPITADDRAQFGYMPEERGLYPKQPILGQLAYLGELHGMTAADAKAAARQLLERFNLGERTGDKLEKLSLGNQQRVQIAGAVIASPKALVLDEPFSGLDPEAVDEMFALLTEFTKRGVPVLFSSHQLELVERLCHQIVILRKGEVIASGSVEALRSAGPKHHRILAGADLGWLRHEGGVTVIDLDGPQAEVAFADDSVAQRVLAEAISRGSVHSFGPIVRPLSEYYREVSR from the coding sequence ATGCTCGAAATCCACTCTGTCACCCGAACATTCGGTGATCTCACGGCCCTGAACGACGTGTCGTTCAGCGTCCCCGACGGCCGGTTCACCGGCTTCGTCGGGGGCAACGGCGCCGGCAAGACCACCACCATGCGCATCATCATGGGGGTGCTATCCCCCACCTCCGGCGAGGTCATGTGGGATGGCCACCCCATCACCGCCGACGACCGCGCGCAGTTCGGCTACATGCCCGAAGAGCGTGGGCTCTACCCCAAGCAACCCATCCTCGGGCAGCTCGCCTACCTCGGGGAGCTCCACGGCATGACGGCCGCCGACGCAAAGGCCGCCGCCCGGCAACTGCTGGAGCGGTTCAACCTCGGCGAGAGGACCGGCGACAAGCTGGAGAAGCTGTCGCTGGGCAATCAGCAGCGGGTCCAGATCGCGGGCGCCGTGATCGCCTCACCCAAGGCCCTCGTGCTGGACGAGCCGTTCAGCGGCCTGGACCCTGAGGCGGTCGACGAGATGTTCGCGCTCCTCACTGAGTTCACCAAGCGCGGCGTGCCGGTGCTGTTCTCGTCGCACCAGCTCGAACTGGTGGAGCGGTTGTGCCACCAGATCGTGATCCTGCGCAAGGGAGAGGTGATCGCCTCCGGCAGCGTGGAGGCGCTGCGTTCGGCCGGGCCGAAGCACCATCGGATCCTGGCCGGCGCGGACCTGGGCTGGCTCCGCCACGAGGGCGGCGTCACCGTCATCGACCTCGACGGCCCGCAGGCGGAGGTTGCCTTCGCCGACGACAGCGTGGCCCAGCGCGTGCTCGCTGAGGCCATCAGCAGGGGGAGCGTCCATTCCTTCGGGCCGATCGTGCGGCCCCTCAGCGAGTACTACCGAGAGGTTTCCCGATGA
- a CDS encoding ABC transporter permease — MTDTPRTRTSPWIIVAKREILVQLTDRAFWIGTLTTIALIALGFIFGGLLGGDSSETKVAVSSDAAATVVAMAQEEGSGNYTALRVPEADVMATVEEGDASAALTHSEADGWQLTVKDLFEAPDLRAAVADYQMGVNAAEHNLDLAAISAGTELELVTMEDEEGQGMAVIISTIAFALLFMMSAMTFGMQIANSVVTEKESRIVEILAAAIPTRQLLLGKVVGSTIMALAQVVLIAATALVGLSLSEWSSMVGLVTPVVGWFVLFFLVGFASLACLWAAAGAMATRHQDLNQTTTPLMTIVMLVYMAGFLARGDVAHVLSYVPIASTVSMPGRLLSGESTWLDAGLAMVVAVAFMALCIWLGSKIYRRALMQTGSVLSWKDALRRQAA, encoded by the coding sequence ATGACCGACACCCCCCGCACCCGCACCTCACCCTGGATCATCGTCGCCAAGCGCGAGATCCTGGTGCAGCTGACGGACCGCGCCTTCTGGATCGGCACGCTCACCACCATCGCCCTCATCGCACTCGGCTTCATCTTCGGCGGGTTGCTCGGGGGCGATTCCTCCGAGACCAAGGTGGCCGTGTCCTCCGACGCCGCTGCCACCGTCGTGGCGATGGCGCAGGAGGAGGGAAGCGGCAACTACACCGCCCTGCGCGTGCCGGAGGCCGATGTCATGGCCACCGTCGAGGAGGGCGATGCCTCGGCCGCGCTGACCCATTCGGAGGCCGACGGCTGGCAGCTCACCGTCAAGGACCTCTTCGAGGCACCGGATCTCCGCGCCGCCGTCGCTGACTACCAGATGGGCGTCAACGCCGCCGAGCACAACCTGGATCTGGCCGCGATCAGCGCGGGCACCGAGCTCGAACTCGTGACGATGGAAGACGAGGAGGGCCAGGGGATGGCCGTCATCATCTCCACCATCGCCTTCGCCCTGCTCTTCATGATGTCGGCAATGACGTTCGGCATGCAGATCGCCAACTCGGTGGTCACGGAGAAAGAGTCGCGCATTGTCGAGATCCTCGCCGCCGCCATCCCCACCCGGCAGCTGCTCCTCGGCAAGGTGGTGGGCAGCACGATCATGGCGCTGGCCCAGGTGGTGTTGATCGCCGCCACGGCCCTCGTCGGCCTCTCGCTGTCCGAATGGAGCAGCATGGTGGGCCTCGTCACGCCCGTCGTCGGCTGGTTCGTCCTGTTCTTCCTGGTTGGCTTCGCGTCGTTGGCGTGCCTGTGGGCCGCTGCCGGCGCCATGGCGACCCGCCATCAGGACCTCAACCAGACCACCACGCCCCTGATGACGATCGTGATGCTGGTCTACATGGCCGGCTTCCTCGCACGTGGCGACGTGGCGCACGTCCTCAGCTACGTGCCGATCGCCTCCACCGTATCGATGCCCGGCCGCCTCCTCAGCGGGGAGTCCACCTGGCTCGACGCTGGTCTGGCGATGGTCGTGGCCGTGGCGTTCATGGCGCTGTGCATCTGGCTCGGCTCGAAGATCTACCGCCGGGCCCTGATGCAGACCGGCTCCGTCCTGTCCTGGAAGGACGCCCTCCGGCGCCAAGCCGCCTGA
- a CDS encoding cytochrome c oxidase subunit 4 translates to MKPEKYSFWFIFVFFAIVTPIYWFVSGEIAGTFVLGATGFLGGFIAAFLTLQARNFDARPEDREDADVIEGAGDMGFFAPKSIWPFWAAVVTAGICLGPALHQAWITILFLGLGIWATSGWVLEFYRGDYKH, encoded by the coding sequence GTGAAGCCCGAGAAGTACTCTTTCTGGTTCATCTTCGTCTTCTTCGCGATCGTCACGCCCATCTACTGGTTCGTGTCGGGTGAGATCGCGGGCACGTTCGTGCTGGGGGCCACCGGGTTCCTCGGCGGCTTCATCGCCGCCTTCCTGACGCTCCAGGCGCGCAACTTCGACGCCCGCCCGGAGGACCGTGAGGATGCCGACGTCATCGAGGGCGCCGGCGACATGGGCTTCTTCGCCCCCAAGTCGATCTGGCCCTTCTGGGCCGCGGTCGTCACGGCCGGCATCTGCCTCGGCCCCGCACTGCACCAGGCCTGGATCACGATCCTGTTCCTCGGGCTGGGTATCTGGGCCACGTCCGGTTGGGTTCTCGAGTTCTACCGCGGCGACTACAAGCACTGA
- the ctaD gene encoding cytochrome c oxidase subunit I, protein MKYLTTTDHKVIGNMYFVTAFIFFMIGGVLALGIRAELASPGMDYMNYETFNQFFTMHGTIMLLMFATPMFSGFANAILPLQLGAPDVAFPRMNGYAFWLYVFGAVMACTGFVMPGGAASFGWFAYAPLSNSIHSPGMGHDLWIMGLYLLGLSSILGAVNFITTVITMRAPGLTMFRMPIFSWNILVTSIMVLIAFPVLAVGLLVLESDRVLGSHVLDPSSGGPILWQHLFWFFGHPEVYIIALPFFGVITEVLSAFSRKPVFGYYGLVFATLAIGALSVSVWAHHMFATGAVNLPFFAFMTFLIAVPTGVKFFNWVGTIWRGSLTLNTSMSFAIGFLVTFLFGGLTGIILASPALDFQVTDTYFVVAHFHYVLFGTVVFAMFAGFYYWWPKFTGRILNETWGKIHFWTLFVGFHTTFLVQHWLGVGGMQRRIADYGAWEGFTFLNQLSTFGAFLLGVSMLPFLWNVWITRKAPLVNVNDPWGWGRSLEWATSCPPPRHNFDSLPRVRSNSPALDAARPELAARHHDDPGELLDDDTHDPELEGSAK, encoded by the coding sequence ATGAAGTACCTGACCACGACCGATCACAAGGTCATCGGCAACATGTACTTCGTCACGGCGTTCATCTTCTTCATGATCGGCGGCGTGCTCGCCCTCGGCATCCGTGCCGAGTTGGCCAGCCCCGGCATGGACTACATGAACTACGAGACCTTCAACCAGTTCTTCACCATGCACGGCACGATCATGCTGCTGATGTTCGCCACCCCCATGTTCTCCGGGTTCGCCAACGCCATCCTGCCGCTGCAACTCGGGGCCCCCGACGTGGCCTTCCCTCGCATGAACGGTTACGCCTTCTGGCTGTACGTGTTCGGCGCCGTGATGGCCTGCACGGGCTTCGTGATGCCCGGTGGCGCGGCCAGCTTCGGTTGGTTCGCCTACGCGCCGTTGTCGAACTCGATCCACTCGCCCGGCATGGGCCACGACCTCTGGATCATGGGCCTCTACCTGCTGGGTCTCTCGTCGATCCTGGGCGCGGTGAACTTCATCACCACCGTCATCACCATGCGCGCGCCCGGTCTCACCATGTTCCGCATGCCGATCTTCTCCTGGAACATCCTGGTCACCTCCATCATGGTGCTGATCGCGTTCCCGGTGCTCGCCGTCGGCCTCCTCGTGCTCGAGTCGGACCGTGTGCTGGGCTCGCACGTGCTCGACCCGTCGTCGGGTGGACCCATCCTGTGGCAGCACCTGTTCTGGTTCTTCGGTCACCCAGAGGTCTACATCATCGCCCTGCCGTTCTTCGGCGTGATCACGGAGGTGCTCAGCGCCTTCAGCCGCAAGCCGGTCTTCGGCTACTACGGGCTCGTGTTCGCCACGCTGGCGATCGGCGCGCTCTCGGTGTCCGTCTGGGCCCACCACATGTTCGCCACCGGCGCGGTGAACCTCCCGTTCTTCGCCTTCATGACGTTCCTCATCGCCGTGCCCACGGGCGTGAAGTTCTTCAACTGGGTGGGCACGATCTGGCGAGGATCGTTGACATTGAACACGTCGATGTCCTTCGCCATCGGGTTCCTCGTCACGTTCCTCTTCGGCGGCCTGACCGGCATCATCCTGGCTTCTCCCGCACTGGACTTCCAGGTCACGGACACCTATTTCGTCGTGGCCCACTTCCACTACGTGCTGTTCGGCACCGTCGTGTTCGCGATGTTCGCCGGCTTCTACTACTGGTGGCCGAAGTTCACCGGCAGAATTCTCAACGAGACCTGGGGCAAGATCCACTTCTGGACCCTCTTCGTCGGCTTCCACACCACGTTCCTCGTGCAGCACTGGCTGGGTGTCGGCGGCATGCAGCGGCGCATCGCGGACTACGGCGCCTGGGAGGGCTTCACCTTCCTGAACCAGCTGTCGACGTTCGGCGCGTTCCTGCTCGGTGTCTCGATGCTGCCGTTCCTCTGGAATGTGTGGATCACGCGCAAGGCGCCGCTGGTCAACGTCAACGACCCGTGGGGCTGGGGCCGCTCGCTCGAGTGGGCCACCTCCTGCCCGCCGCCCCGTCACAACTTCGACTCGCTGCCCCGCGTGCGGTCCAACAGCCCCGCGCTGGATGCGGCCCGTCCGGAGCTGGCAGCGCGCCACCACGATGACCCGGGCGAACTGCTCGACGACGACACGCACGATCCCGAGCTGGAAGGTTCCGCCAAGTGA
- the coxB gene encoding cytochrome c oxidase subunit II, with the protein MPEAATEQAPHVGNLWLGAWIASFAVGGIVWGLIIWAIIRYRRREGDAPAPRQTTYHLPLELLYTLVPFLIVGVLFFYTIKAQDAMVEQETEPDVVINVIGQKWSWTFNYMEEGNPDVGVAHEIGTLERIPDLYLPVNKRVRFNLNSADVIHSFWVPSFYFKLDVIPGHLNSFDATPNKLGTYDGKCAELCGEFHSLMLFKVHVVSEEEYEAKIRELAESGNAGERKLEPAKQAVLQTTAPEEQK; encoded by the coding sequence CTGCCGGAGGCCGCAACGGAGCAGGCCCCCCACGTCGGCAACCTGTGGCTCGGAGCGTGGATCGCGTCGTTCGCCGTCGGCGGCATCGTCTGGGGCCTGATCATCTGGGCGATCATCCGGTACCGCCGCCGTGAGGGCGACGCCCCGGCTCCCCGCCAGACCACCTACCACCTGCCGCTGGAACTGCTGTACACGTTGGTGCCGTTCCTGATCGTCGGCGTGCTGTTCTTCTACACGATCAAGGCGCAGGACGCGATGGTCGAGCAGGAGACCGAGCCGGACGTCGTGATCAACGTCATCGGGCAGAAATGGTCCTGGACCTTCAACTACATGGAGGAGGGTAACCCCGACGTCGGCGTTGCCCACGAGATCGGCACCCTGGAGAGAATCCCGGACCTGTACCTCCCCGTCAACAAGCGGGTGCGGTTCAACCTCAACTCGGCAGACGTCATCCACTCGTTCTGGGTCCCCTCGTTCTATTTCAAGTTGGACGTCATCCCCGGCCATCTCAACTCTTTCGACGCCACGCCGAACAAGCTCGGCACCTACGACGGCAAGTGCGCCGAGCTGTGCGGCGAGTTCCACTCGCTGATGTTGTTCAAGGTGCACGTTGTCTCCGAAGAGGAGTACGAAGCCAAGATTCGTGAACTGGCGGAGAGCGGTAACGCCGGTGAGCGCAAGCTCGAACCAGCCAAGCAGGCGGTCCTCCAGACCACCGCACCTGAGGAGCAGAAGTGA
- a CDS encoding iron-sulfur cluster assembly accessory protein, translating into MTDTQTTQGVVLTDVAVQKVRALLDAEGRDDLSLRIAVQPGGCSGLRYQLYFDDRSLDGDVATDYDGVTVVTDKMSAPYLGGASIDFMDSIEKQGFTIDNPNAGGSCACGDSFH; encoded by the coding sequence GTGACCGATACTCAGACCACTCAGGGCGTTGTCCTCACCGATGTCGCCGTGCAGAAGGTCCGCGCCCTACTCGACGCTGAGGGCCGCGATGACCTCTCGCTGCGGATCGCCGTGCAGCCCGGTGGCTGCTCCGGCCTCCGCTACCAGCTCTACTTCGACGACCGCTCGCTCGACGGCGACGTGGCCACCGACTACGACGGCGTCACCGTCGTCACCGACAAGATGAGCGCCCCCTACCTGGGCGGTGCGAGCATCGACTTCATGGACTCGATCGAGAAGCAGGGCTTCACGATCGACAACCCCAACGCCGGCGGCTCGTGCGCCTGCGGCGACTCGTTCCACTGA
- a CDS encoding glycerate kinase: MRVVVAADSIAGLTPRVASETIAGGFAAKGAQVAVVPLGVDGEALAEAAAIAAPEALFISASTTADVADALSRPGAEADVVLDLTGCQVDGLGAAILARFADDPVQGLIAARAAWAGRQLVALVPADQVSRPLTGLEGHASTALRSAGATLQEVLTFDARAERWLAELGLEQGPGAGAAGGVGLIVTALGGRVLDPLFWLAERYGLAGTVAQADLVVTGAELMEFHAVGGPVVKKVVSWAEEQLRPAIAIAGRNYVSSRELRIAGLETAHALREGAAEDESTPDELAAAASRLAASWAW, encoded by the coding sequence GTGAGGGTGGTCGTCGCCGCGGACTCGATCGCCGGGCTCACGCCGCGCGTCGCGTCGGAAACCATCGCGGGCGGTTTCGCGGCCAAGGGGGCCCAGGTCGCAGTCGTTCCTCTCGGGGTCGACGGCGAGGCCCTCGCCGAGGCGGCCGCTATCGCGGCTCCCGAGGCACTGTTCATCAGCGCCTCCACCACGGCCGACGTCGCGGACGCGCTGTCGCGCCCGGGCGCGGAGGCCGACGTGGTGCTGGACCTCACCGGCTGCCAGGTCGACGGCCTCGGCGCCGCCATCCTGGCGCGCTTCGCCGACGACCCGGTGCAGGGGCTCATCGCGGCCCGGGCCGCCTGGGCAGGCAGGCAACTGGTCGCGCTGGTGCCCGCAGACCAGGTGAGCCGGCCGCTGACCGGCCTCGAAGGCCACGCATCCACCGCCCTGCGTTCTGCCGGCGCCACGCTGCAGGAGGTCCTCACCTTCGACGCGCGCGCCGAGAGGTGGCTGGCTGAGCTCGGCCTGGAACAGGGCCCGGGTGCCGGCGCGGCCGGGGGCGTGGGGCTCATCGTCACCGCCCTCGGGGGCCGCGTCCTGGACCCGCTCTTCTGGCTGGCCGAACGCTACGGTCTAGCGGGCACGGTGGCGCAGGCAGACCTGGTGGTCACCGGGGCCGAATTGATGGAGTTCCACGCCGTCGGTGGTCCTGTCGTGAAGAAGGTCGTCAGCTGGGCGGAGGAGCAGTTGCGCCCGGCCATCGCCATTGCGGGCCGCAACTACGTCTCGTCGCGTGAACTGCGGATCGCCGGGCTCGAAACCGCCCATGCGCTGCGCGAAGGTGCGGCCGAGGACGAGTCGACGCCGGACGAGCTCGCGGCCGCCGCGAGCCGGCTCGCCGCCTCCTGGGCCTGGTAG
- a CDS encoding PspA/IM30 family protein encodes MASIFERIALVFKSKANKALDKYEDPRETLDYSYQKQLELLQNVRRGVADVATSRKRVELQAAKMNSEVERLQSAAQRALEANREDLAREALTRKAGLQSQLEDLQAQHAQLQGEEEKLVRASSRLQAKVDAFRTRKETIKATYSAAEAQTRINEAFTGISEEMSDIGLAIQRAEDKTLQLQARASAVDELLATGALDDPTGTVRDDITRELDALAADSSVEGELARMKAELTGGPAARPELNSGPQGATPQATPDVYETGQGGDRA; translated from the coding sequence GTGGCCAGCATTTTTGAACGCATCGCTCTGGTCTTCAAATCGAAGGCCAATAAGGCGCTCGACAAGTACGAAGACCCTCGCGAGACGCTCGACTACTCGTACCAGAAGCAACTCGAACTCCTGCAGAACGTGCGCCGTGGCGTCGCTGATGTGGCCACCAGCCGCAAGCGGGTCGAGCTGCAGGCCGCGAAGATGAACTCCGAGGTGGAGCGGCTCCAGTCGGCCGCCCAGCGTGCGCTCGAGGCGAACCGCGAGGACCTGGCCCGCGAGGCGCTGACCCGCAAGGCCGGTCTCCAGTCGCAGCTCGAAGACCTCCAGGCGCAGCACGCGCAGCTGCAGGGTGAAGAGGAGAAGCTGGTGCGCGCCAGCTCCCGCCTGCAGGCCAAGGTCGACGCGTTCCGCACGCGCAAGGAGACCATCAAGGCCACCTACTCGGCCGCCGAGGCGCAGACCCGCATCAACGAGGCCTTCACCGGCATCTCGGAGGAGATGAGCGACATCGGCCTGGCCATCCAGCGCGCCGAGGACAAGACCCTCCAGCTGCAGGCCCGTGCGTCCGCCGTCGACGAACTGCTGGCCACCGGTGCGCTCGACGACCCCACCGGCACCGTGCGCGACGACATCACCCGCGAGCTCGATGCCCTGGCCGCGGATTCGTCGGTCGAGGGTGAGCTGGCCCGGATGAAGGCCGAACTCACCGGCGGTCCCGCCGCGCGGCCGGAGCTGAACTCCGGCCCCCAGGGAGCAACCCCGCAGGCCACGCCGGACGTGTACGAGACCGGCCAGGGAGGGGACCGGGCATGA
- a CDS encoding DUF3043 domain-containing protein, whose protein sequence is MALFRPYERKQSTSTDRMATLTPKGAKAAAKAEKSAKAPQTTQAAPAVETPAEKIRVTRKKEGATLSRRQAEAARMERLHPTLSPKQQRKADARARQESRMEAWERTENSPARQLVRDYVDTRWTVAEFMLPAMILVMAGVMITMQNPVLSSYIAMGLWVLLAITIINVAIMWRGFKKLLAERHPGEPKRGLLVYMFNRSLMIRRFRQPGPRVKRGDAI, encoded by the coding sequence GTGGCCCTCTTCCGCCCCTACGAGCGCAAGCAATCGACGTCGACGGACCGCATGGCGACGCTGACCCCGAAGGGCGCCAAGGCCGCGGCGAAGGCCGAGAAGTCCGCGAAGGCGCCGCAGACGACGCAGGCCGCGCCCGCCGTCGAGACCCCGGCCGAGAAGATCAGGGTCACGCGCAAGAAGGAGGGTGCCACCCTCAGCCGCCGTCAGGCCGAGGCGGCCCGCATGGAGCGGCTCCACCCCACTCTCTCCCCCAAGCAGCAGCGCAAGGCGGATGCCCGCGCCCGCCAGGAGAGCCGGATGGAGGCGTGGGAGCGGACGGAGAATTCGCCCGCGCGCCAGTTGGTCCGCGACTACGTCGACACCCGCTGGACCGTGGCCGAGTTCATGCTGCCAGCCATGATCCTGGTGATGGCCGGTGTGATGATCACGATGCAGAACCCGGTGCTGTCCAGCTACATCGCGATGGGCCTCTGGGTGCTGCTCGCCATCACCATCATCAACGTGGCCATCATGTGGCGCGGCTTCAAGAAGCTGTTGGCGGAGCGCCACCCGGGCGAGCCGAAGCGCGGCCTGCTGGTCTACATGTTCAACCGGTCGCTGATGATCCGCCGCTTCCGCCAGCCAGGCCCGCGCGTCAAGCGCGGCGACGCCATCTGA
- a CDS encoding leucyl aminopeptidase, with amino-acid sequence MTELCPDLSLSTSLPKHTDAVLLGMATINQDEPALVGLLPALDKAYQKAYGSTVTGMAGALGASAKEGCVVALPAVDRTRVFVVGLGSADVTPDGVRNAVGTGLRAIAALPDVADLSVAVSLELSDPELIQAAGEGALLGAYRFRAITAEPAASAVQSVTLVSAVTSAGAKAAVATAAIVSEAVCQARTWTNTPPNLLYPETFAEAARGYLKDQKVAVEVLDEKALERGGYGGILAVGGGSVRKPRLVRMSYAPRGATAHLALVGKGITFDSGGLDIKPAGQMAGMKYDMSGAAAVIAAFHAIAASELKIKVTAYAALAENLPSGSSYRASDVITMFDGQTVENYNTDAEGRLVMADAIGRAAQDAPDLIVDVATLTGACMVALGLRTGGLITNGEPTSDVVLDAAESAGEDFWELPLNEYVRGLLKSNVADLRSGASNRWGGALVAGAFLERFVPEGMGWAHLDIAGPAENPEEAYGCTPKGGTGVGVRTLVALARQLAG; translated from the coding sequence GTGACTGAACTGTGCCCTGATCTCTCCCTGTCCACCTCTCTGCCCAAGCACACCGACGCGGTGCTCCTGGGCATGGCGACCATCAACCAGGACGAACCGGCCCTCGTCGGCCTGCTCCCCGCCCTGGACAAGGCCTATCAGAAGGCCTACGGCAGCACGGTCACGGGCATGGCCGGCGCGCTCGGCGCCTCGGCCAAGGAGGGCTGCGTCGTCGCTCTGCCCGCCGTCGACCGTACCCGGGTCTTCGTGGTGGGCCTCGGCAGCGCCGACGTGACGCCCGACGGGGTCCGCAACGCCGTCGGCACCGGCCTGCGCGCCATCGCCGCGCTGCCGGACGTGGCAGACCTCTCCGTCGCCGTGTCCCTCGAACTGTCGGATCCGGAACTCATCCAGGCCGCCGGCGAGGGGGCACTGCTCGGCGCCTACCGCTTCAGGGCCATCACCGCGGAGCCTGCAGCATCGGCAGTGCAGTCGGTGACGCTGGTGTCGGCTGTGACGAGCGCCGGGGCCAAGGCTGCCGTCGCCACTGCCGCCATCGTGTCGGAGGCCGTGTGCCAGGCGCGCACCTGGACCAACACTCCCCCGAACCTGCTGTACCCGGAGACGTTCGCGGAGGCGGCGCGCGGCTACCTGAAGGACCAGAAGGTCGCCGTCGAGGTCCTCGACGAGAAGGCCCTGGAAAGGGGCGGCTACGGCGGCATTCTGGCCGTCGGCGGCGGTTCGGTGCGCAAGCCGCGGCTCGTCCGCATGTCCTACGCGCCCCGCGGCGCGACCGCCCACCTGGCGCTCGTCGGCAAGGGCATCACGTTCGACTCCGGTGGCCTCGACATCAAGCCGGCCGGTCAGATGGCCGGCATGAAGTACGACATGTCCGGCGCTGCGGCCGTCATCGCCGCCTTCCACGCCATCGCCGCCTCGGAGCTGAAGATCAAGGTCACGGCCTACGCCGCGCTGGCGGAGAACCTCCCGTCGGGCAGCTCCTACCGCGCCAGCGACGTGATCACCATGTTCGACGGCCAGACGGTCGAGAACTACAACACCGACGCCGAAGGCCGCCTCGTGATGGCCGACGCGATCGGGCGCGCGGCACAGGACGCCCCGGACCTCATCGTCGACGTCGCGACGCTGACCGGGGCCTGCATGGTGGCCCTGGGACTGCGCACCGGCGGCCTCATCACCAACGGTGAGCCGACCTCCGACGTGGTGCTGGACGCTGCCGAGTCCGCCGGCGAGGACTTCTGGGAGCTGCCTCTGAACGAGTATGTGCGCGGACTGCTGAAGAGCAACGTCGCGGACCTGCGTTCCGGCGCCTCCAACCGGTGGGGCGGGGCGCTGGTGGCCGGCGCCTTCCTCGAGCGCTTCGTGCCGGAAGGCATGGGGTGGGCCCACCTCGACATCGCCGGTCCGGCCGAGAACCCGGAAGAGGCCTACGGCTGCACGCCGAAGGGCGGCACGGGCGTCGGGGTGCGCACGCTGGTGGCGCTCGCCAGGCAGTTGGCGGGCTGA
- a CDS encoding dihydrolipoyl dehydrogenase translates to MTHPFDLAILGAGSAGYACALRAAQLGLRVALFDDTPVGGTCLHRGCIPAKAWLQAAKVRSTVAKADAFGIGATLGDTDVPALRRYVDGVIKPLHKGLAGLIAARGITLIQERGVVTRDDEGPGIDVGDAHYRARAVVVATGAAPITLGLPVDGERILTSDHALRLTSLPGSAIVLGGGVIGVEFASLWTDLGVKVTLVEALDRLLPGEEPAHSSILKAELMSRGIDVRLGAPLTDVEVGETVSGRVRDDQVRADVLLVAAGRRPATAGLRLAEAGVRIEDTGHVAVDQFFQTSTRGIFAAGDLVAGPQLAHRGYAHGLFLAERIAQLQGRHASRPTPPRDRDIPRITYSTPQVASVGLTAEQAGPDAQVVDYPLSGNGRSRILRAPGVRDSGRVRLVREPDGAIVGVHLIGDDVGELIGEGALLVGWQATPEDVAGIVHAHPTLGESIAEANWALAGRPLHMHV, encoded by the coding sequence ATGACGCATCCGTTCGATCTCGCCATCCTCGGTGCCGGCTCCGCCGGTTACGCCTGCGCCCTGCGGGCCGCCCAACTCGGGCTGAGGGTCGCGCTGTTCGACGACACCCCGGTCGGCGGCACCTGCCTCCACCGCGGCTGCATCCCGGCGAAGGCCTGGCTGCAGGCGGCCAAGGTGCGCAGCACCGTGGCCAAGGCTGACGCCTTCGGTATCGGCGCCACCCTCGGCGACACCGACGTCCCCGCGCTCCGCCGCTACGTCGACGGCGTCATCAAGCCGCTGCACAAGGGCCTGGCCGGCCTCATCGCTGCGCGCGGCATCACCCTCATCCAGGAACGCGGCGTCGTCACGAGGGACGACGAGGGCCCTGGCATCGACGTCGGCGACGCCCACTATCGGGCACGGGCGGTCGTCGTGGCCACCGGCGCGGCCCCCATCACCCTCGGGCTGCCCGTCGACGGCGAGCGCATCCTCACCAGCGACCACGCCCTCCGCCTCACTTCGCTGCCCGGCTCGGCCATCGTGCTGGGCGGCGGCGTCATCGGCGTCGAATTCGCGTCGTTGTGGACGGATCTGGGCGTCAAGGTCACGCTCGTCGAGGCGCTGGACCGGCTGCTCCCCGGCGAGGAGCCGGCGCACTCGAGCATCCTCAAGGCAGAACTGATGAGCCGCGGGATCGACGTTCGGCTCGGCGCGCCCCTCACCGACGTCGAAGTGGGCGAGACAGTCAGTGGCCGGGTCCGCGACGACCAGGTCCGGGCCGACGTCCTGCTGGTCGCCGCGGGACGCAGGCCGGCCACCGCCGGGCTGCGCCTCGCCGAGGCCGGCGTCCGGATCGAGGACACCGGGCACGTCGCCGTCGATCAGTTCTTCCAGACCTCCACCCGCGGGATCTTCGCCGCCGGCGACCTGGTGGCCGGCCCCCAACTGGCCCATCGCGGTTATGCGCACGGCCTGTTCCTCGCGGAACGGATCGCGCAGTTACAGGGCAGGCATGCCAGCCGGCCGACGCCCCCGCGGGACCGTGACATCCCCCGCATCACCTACTCCACCCCACAGGTCGCCTCGGTCGGCCTGACCGCCGAGCAGGCGGGGCCTGACGCGCAGGTCGTCGACTACCCCCTGTCCGGCAACGGCCGCAGCCGCATCCTGCGCGCGCCCGGTGTCCGCGACAGTGGCAGGGTCCGGCTGGTGCGCGAGCCCGACGGCGCCATCGTCGGCGTGCACCTCATCGGCGACGATGTCGGTGAACTGATCGGCGAGGGCGCGCTGCTCGTCGGCTGGCAGGCCACGCCCGAGGATGTCGCCGGGATCGTCCATGCACACCCCACCCTGGGCGAGTCCATCGCGGAGGCCAACTGGGCACTCGCAGGTCGGCCACTGCACATGCATGTCTGA